A single window of Lutzomyia longipalpis isolate SR_M1_2022 chromosome 1, ASM2433408v1 DNA harbors:
- the LOC129790367 gene encoding uncharacterized protein LOC129790367 → MSSERSIPHLRDIFGLSSYSSLSGGSQKTSDSYHHANLTGTSDTHSSGKQSKKRRDKSGPNGTGDVKTLERHLSMKKTIRKKIMRDLQQAFVDDPNEFKVENPTPDQLKAELNAEALRFGDNRRTRKSDNFLDMLRGENQKNYDYQDGEHRNQKRGGSNDFGGTDKPSFWSRLGMRKGNKR, encoded by the coding sequence atgtcttcaGAACGATCAATACCACATCTTCGAGATATTTTTGGTTTATCCAGTTACTCTTCGCTCAGCGGAGGATCTCAAAAGACTTCAGATTCGTACCACCATGCGAATCTCACGGGAACCAGTGATACCCACTCAAGTGGAAAACAGTCAAAGAAGCGCCGCGACAAGAGTGGCCCAAATGGGACGGGAGATGTGAAGACATTGGAGAGACATTTGAGTATGAAGAAGACAATTAGGAAGAAAATCATGCGAGACCTGCAGCAGGCCTTTGTGGATGATCCCAATGAGTTCAAAGTGGAAAATCCCACACCTGACCAACTGAAAGCTGAATTGAATGCAGAAGCATTGAGATTTGGGGACAATCGACGCACGAGGAAATCCGACAATTTTCTCGATATGCTCCGGGGGGAAAATCAGAAAAACTACGACTACCAAGATGGGGAGCATCGCAATCAGAAACGTGGTGGTAGCAATGACTTTGGTGGCACCGACAAACCCAGCTTCTGGAGTCGCCTTGGAATGAGAAAAGGCAACAAGAGATAG